The following coding sequences are from one Nicotiana tomentosiformis chromosome 3, ASM39032v3, whole genome shotgun sequence window:
- the LOC138908086 gene encoding uncharacterized protein: MFLREYVPQSLRDAWRAKFEQLCQGAMTVLEYAFCFSELARHAPALVAIVRERVRRFIEGLHPSIQTSMARDLEMDITYQQAVSIARRVEGMFAQDRREREAKRSRETSHYSGARAPAARYVRGFMSRPVHSALPAANSVCRD; this comes from the exons atgttcttgcgtgagtatgttcctcagagcctcagagaTGCTTGGCGTgcaaagtttgagcagttgtgtcaGGGTGCAATGACTGTGTTGGAGTATGCATtctgtttcagtgagttagctcgccatgcaccggctctggttgctatagtcagagagagggttcgtcgcttcattgagggactccaccccagcattCAAACCAGTatggctagggatttggagatggacatcacttatcagcaggcagtgagcattgccaggagggtggagggcatgtttgcccagGATAGAagggagagagaggccaagaggtctcgagagactagtcattattcaggagctcgtgcaccagcagcacgctatgttAGGGGTTTtatgagtcgccctgttcattcagctcttccagcagccaacagt GTTtgccgcgattag